The window TGTTTTTTACACCTCATTTGTTTTCCCACTTTTTCTGTTtgaagaaataattaaaattctgATAAGAATCTGATGTTCTTCATCTTTGAGGTGAAatatggaaacaggaagtccctcCCCTTCCCTGTCCCTCCCCCTGCCCTTTACCCCTCCCCCCAGCGTGACAGACTAATAGGATTGGTCATCTTTAATGCTCTTTAGCGAGGTTCTGCCCTCGACCTGTGAAGTCAAGCCGTCGTCACGCGTGTGTCGCTGCCGACAACGACCAGCTCACTGATTGATAGATCGGCGATCAATCGATCGGCAATCAATATGTCAACAGAACACACAACTAGCTAAATGGGTGTAACTGTGTTCCATGTCTCCAGACatgctaacagatgctaacaTATGCTAATGTGCGTGCCGAGCCtgtcgaccaatcacagccctgCTGTAATACACTAAGCCGTCCTCGCAGCTTAAAGCGGCTCCGCCTCCCGCCGCGACCCCCGGCTGACCCCCGCCTCACATTCTGCCTCCACCTGGGCGGTGACCTCGGCGGGTCGTCagaacatgactcagcagagtCCCACCAGCAGGAAGCGTCCAATCAGGCGCCCCTGGTTAGCTGCCACGTTTCAGCCAATAGCACGACTCCTGACTTGTGATGTCACAACTTTGTCCCCTACATGAAGGGGTggcagtgacctttgacctcaggaAGCTCCACATTGAGGTTCACACCAGCCGGGAATCCTGGGAACTCTGGAACGAGCCGACGCTCCGTTCATGACAGGAAGTAAAGTAACAACTTCCTGTTCAGTCAGCTCACTGATTGGACGTCCTGCTGGTGACATCACGACCCTGAATTTGAACTGTGAAAAGCTGATTCAGCGTTTTTACGGCGTTTCTGAACGGatccagaagaaaagaaatgtgatgtcatcagagcagGACGGAACTacaaatgtagtttttaaagATGATTGGATGAAGCTAAACAGGTAGCATCATTAGCATCTTAGCTGCATGTGACCAAAGCTCATTAAACTAAGCTGGGGGGGCACGTGTGGAGGTGAGGACAAGaacacaacaacaagacaacaacaacaaaaacaacaacaacacaacaacaagacaacaacaacaaaaacaacaacaacacaacaacaagacaacaacaacaacaacaacaacaacaacaacacaacaacaagacaacaacaacaacacaacaacaagacaacaacaacaacaacacaacaacacaacatttattttgatgaacaaatttCTCACTCTGTTGCCGGGGGAACGCAGCGACGCTAAGACGTTTGCTAAGCTAAAGCTGCTCGTTAGCAGGACTGAATTTTAAACGTGACGTTTATATTTAAACGTGTGAATCgttatttattgtttctttttgttggttTAAATTTCACCATGAATTAAAGTTACGGTGCCGCTAAGCTACAGATTAGCTCCACAGAAAATCCTCGTCTCCTGGTTGTGTATCAGAAAACCAACAGTTTGTTCAGGTGAAAACACCTGAGAATGTTTTAACGTTTGATTcgaagaagaaaatgttttcttaccGTGAGAGAAGACGAGTGACGGCTTCTGAtcggagggagaggaggaggatcagGAGGATTTAACCCTGCTAATGCACACGCTAATGCACACGCTAATGCACACgctaatgcacacacacactgacgtctcAGAAAATGCTACAGTTAGCCTGTTAGCTACAGGTTCTGAACCCAATCAGAACCTGGAGGCGTGGCGACGACGAGCTGCCTCTAACAGGTAGAAACCAGAGGCGGACCCAAGActggaggtgggcggagcctctgccTCCTTCAGGTCCAGAGGTGAGGGTTCATCTGAGGTgcttcatcagcatcatcaacaGACACAGGAAGTCCTCCTCGTTCCACCGACCACACGTGGAACCCAGATGTCCGGCAGcacaggggtcagaggtcaatgagGTCACCCCGCCTTAAGCTGCTCCATGAGCTGGTCTGGAGCTGACCCCTGAACCTGGGTCAGGCTGATGCAGGTCCTGACCCCCGCTCTGACCccatgatgacatcagaggtgatgtcatcagagaagtgatgacatcatcagtgagtgtgaacctggaccaacCCACTTCAAGGCGTGAAATCCTGAAATCCTCTGCTCCTCGTGTAAAGCTGGTGGGTTGGTCGCCATGGCGACCGCCGCCGCCCTCAGCCTGGGGGGCGGTCCCGGGTCGGTCCAACAAGCCAGGGGGGGTGATGCTACACGCAGCATCAGGACCCCAACGCCTCCtcgaggccccgcccaccaggtGAAATCACCCTGCTGAGTCGGCCAATCAGAACAGCTCCTGCTCAGAGGTGCTGAAAGCCGTCAAtcagcagccccccccaccccgccagAGCCCCCTCCATCCCCCAGAGTCGGATTTAATGTCATTAACAGGTGGAGTGTAAAAAtagacaggagtgtgtgtgtgtgtgtgtgtgtgtgtgtgtgtcacacacacacacacacacacacacacacacacacacacacacacacacacctgtaactCTATCTGTTCACAGCTAAACACACTCGTCTGCAGACGGAACTCAAACTTTGACCTCTACCCCGTTTCccccaagccccgcccccccccctgttgCCCTCaactcttcctcacctcctcgtCAGGAACACACCAGAACCTGATCAGATTCATGCTGTTCTATGGCCAGGTGTGGTTCTGGCTCAGGTTCTAGtcctggatctggttctggctcAGGTTCTAGtcctggatctggttctggatctggttctggatctggatctggtttCTCCGGGTCGATCGGGTTTCTGCTGATTATTTTTGGAAACACTTCCAGGAAGTGACCCCAACAACGAGCCGCCTCCTCGTCGCCGCCGGCGACCTGCTCAGGTAtctcctgatgatgtcatcgtttaCGTCACGCGTGTGAAGTTTGTTTACGTGTAAACGTGTTCCTTTGAACTTTACGTCACGTTAAAATCAGCAAAACACATTTAGCTTCTAGGCTGTAGCATAACGACGCCGTTAGCATTAGCGGGTTAGCAGGACAGCGACTTCCTGTTAGAATTTCTTAAATTCTacgttttgtaatttttatattttgtttcttttatttttgtatttttttcatgatgaaattttttctgtttttatcccccgttgaggccacgcccccaacAGCTCCGCCTCCAGACAGACATGTGGTCGGCTTTCCTGTTCAGCGATGAGGAGGGTCGTACGGTGGGACCGCCCACCACAGGAATGGTGGGCGGGGCTGcaatgggaggaggaggagcagcaggagggggCGGCGGCCAGGGAGCGACGGGATTGGCCAACCTGATGAGCGGACGCAGCACGCTTGGAGGGAACAAACGCCGCCGGGCGACGGGAACCGCCCTGAGCGAGGCCCAGGAGGGGAAGGTGATGTCACGTCCTGACGCCCCCGGGTCACCTGACCCAGGTCACCTGACCCGGGTCAGCTGATTTCTTTGCCATGCCTTCTGTCTTCAGATCAAGCTGGCGTTCTTTGTGGCCATTGTGGGCGTCGTCCTGACGGTCCTGGGGGTGGGGACTGAGTTCTGGGTGGAGCTGGCCCCGCCCAAAACCTTCTACAACAACCAGGTGACGTATCCTAGCAACCGACCACTGGGTGGGACGTCTTTGTGTGATCATTTCCTTACGTCCATTTCTTcgtactcccccccccccccccccccgggtcacCTGCTGTTCCTCCGCCCCCCCCGGGTCACCTGGTCCCCCAGACCTGCGTGGCGGCCCACTTGGGCCTGTGGAGGGGCTGCACCAGGACCCTGTGGGTGGCCGACGTCGACCCCGACAGGGACAGCTGTGGCCCCGCCGAGCTGCCAGGAGGTGGGTCAACGacgggtgggcggggctgagggaggtggggggggtgaccGATTGGATGTCTGTCAGCCCGTCCTGCTGGTCGCGTGTCGGTTGTAGCGTGTAAGCTAACAGGAGCAAACGGGTTCCACAGCCGGGTGACGGCGGCGGCCTGCTGACAGTCTGAGACGTTTCCACAGCACGTCTCCCGTCCAATGGGAGGAcaccctgatgatgtcaccctgatgatgtcaccctgatgatgtcacctgtCAGGATTAGCTTCGGTTAGCCGTTAGCGCTCGCTTtcatgttagtgtgtgtgcatgactaGCTAAGCATCATGACAGGAGAATGCTAACTGTGTGGAGACGCCAGCTCCTGTTCACAGCagctgttcttcctcctcctcctcctcttcctcctcctcctcctcttcctcctcctcctcctcttcctcctcctcctcctcttcctcctcctcctcctcctcctcctcctccagaatCAAACTGCTCTTTCTTTAAATTCTTCACCAGCGGTGAAGACGCCGTGATGTTCCTGAAGACAACACAGAAGGGTGAGTCACGTCCTCTTCCTCCGCCCACTCACCCCCCCtgctcaccccccctcctcatcttcatcctcctcctcctctccactcGTCTGCTCTGATCCGTTCCTCCCACGCTGCGTTCAAGTGCCTCCGTTCCAGTCTGACCTCTCAGCTCCATCAGAGGCTCACagtagccccgcccctccctccacctcccgcCCCCCCGTGAGGAAGATGATGTTCCTGAAACGTTTCCTCGAATAAACCCAGAGCCGGGATGTGATtggaccctaaccctgaccccgcccccgcTAACTGCTAGCTAACGGCGCCGCTGTCTCCTGCAGACCTGAACGTGGCGGCGGCCATGTTGGCGCTGTTCAGCCTGCtgctgatgggggtgggggccGCCTGCACCGCGGCGTCCCTCAGCAGAGAGGCCCTCCCCTTCCTCAGGCCCGCCTCCGTCTGCTTCATCCTGTCGGGTGGGTAGCCGCTAATGCTAGCGCTAGCGTTAGCACGAGCAGGTGCTAACGCTGCCTCGTCCCCCCCAGgcgtgatgctgctgctgtcccTGGTGGTGTTCCACCGGGCGGTGCTCGCCCTGCTGGCCAGCGACCAGGCCGTCCCCCTCCAGCACCGGCTGTCCTGGTCCGCCTCCTGCGTCGGCTGCGCGGGGGCCGTCCTCATCGTGGGCGGGGccctcttcctgctgctggcGCTGCCCTTCAGCCCCTGGAGGAGGTGCCTCCCAGGGGACGGCGCCAGCTAGTGGACTGGAGGCCGCGGCGCATATGACCCGCCTCCAGATCGGGACGGGGGGtttggagggggcgggggggggggggggggcacaatgaAGTCTTAAAGAGTTCCGTCTGTCGTCTCATCAGACCGATGATGTCACACGACTGTCGGAGGTTGCTATGGTGACCAGGAAACAGTCCTCTAGCTACCGCTAACAgtagcgccgccgccgcctcgctTTAGCGCTGCCTCAGCTGTAAATCAAATATAGAAccggtttgtttttctgtcggCTTTTTTACTTCCTGgctaaataaaaatcaataaattaattctCAAGATCTCAAACGATTCATTTCTGTGGTTTCTAAGAGTTAAAACAGATTTTAGATGGATGTAAGCTAACATAATGCTAGCATTAAGCTAATTTAATGCAATGTAAATCTAATCTAAATTAAGGTACCATAATGCTAACATCCCCCTGTAACAGGATGATGCCTTCACTATATTAGCTTTATGTTAGCCTTTTGTTACCTTAATTAGCATTACATCAGCTTCATGCTAGCATTCTGTCATGTGATACATCAGACCACCactagctcctcctcctcttcctgtctggcCGTTACTTCCTGGTTAAATATAGACCAGCTGGACCGGCGCCGCGGCAGAAACTCAACCTGAGCCCCAAACGACCTCGACCCGCTTTGGACCCAACCGTAACGTCATCCGACGCTTCATCCGACTGGACACTCGGATGGCCTGAAGTGAAAGCGAGGAAGGATGGGGGTCCAGAGGGGGGGTCCAGATGGGGGTCTGAATGAGGACTAGCTGTTAGCTTCATATCAGCATTAAGTCACATGTCCTTATGTTAGCATTAAGTTTAAGTTACATTAGCTTAGCTGGAAGTCTTTGTGTGGTTGGTGCTGATCTCATTGGGTTAAACATTAAACGTGTAAACAGGTACTTAACttaaaggaaacaggaagtccgtcacaaacaacaggaaacaggaagcagaccaGGATCCAGAAAaatccagacacaaacaaaaagtcCAGCATGAAGGGAAAGACGTGTGAATGTGGAGGACGACCTGAGACTAAACGGACAggtgggagggggcggagccatcaGGACAGGAAATCGAATGTTACCTTCAAAATAATACAGGAAACAAAACAGGTTTAGAGTCTGACGGGACCAAACGGACGCACAGGAGACACCAGAGGTTTCATAGAGAACTTTATTGAATATACTCATACATGTGTTGGATATCCACGAcgtgttttttgtcttttctgcagAGGATCAGAAAATCGTATTGCTTCCTCTTTCCTTACTGTCTGTCCGTCTGCTGAGCGGGAGTCAGTTTAAACGTGACTCCGGTCAGCAGCCGAGGAGTCGACGAGAGTCAAGACGTTAAACCACGACACGTTCAGAACGAAGGAATCCGACCCCCCGGCTGCTGACGCCCCCGACAGGAAGTCAGCGACATGAACAATATCTAGACACACCACCAAAATAAATAGCTGGATAGGAAGTCTACGGCACGCACGAGTCCCACATCACAGCATCATGAGGCTACGCTGGTCCATCAAAGAGAGTCAGGTAAGGAGTAATCAACAGGAAACCGTCTGGAGGGAATCACACCGCTTCCAGGCGTGTTCCGCTCACGGGAtgaaggtgaggaagaggatgaattTACACGCCGTCGGCCTCGTGCACATGCGTTCCACGTGACGCCGACTTGAagcaaaggaaaggaaatgaattaAGAAATCTAGAACGACCTTAAGAAACAGTAACATGAGGGGAAGACCCCCGACCCCCGAGGACAGTGCCCCGAACCCTGAGGAGATCACCCCCCAAACCCCACGCTAATTGCCCATGACCCCCAAGGAGATCTCCCCAAATGCCCAAAGAGATCGCCCCCAACCCCCGAGGACATTGCCTCCCAACCCCCAAATAGATCACCCCGACCCCCGAGAAGATCGCCCATGACCCTCAAAGCAATTGCCCCCTGGCCCCTGTGGCAATCACCTCGACCCCAGATCAGATCGCCACTAACACCCGAAGAGATCACCTCCGATCCCCGAGGACATTGCCCCCCTACTCCCCCTAGGAGAGCACCCCCAACTCCCGAGAAGATCGCCCTGACCCACAGGAGGTTGCTCCACCCACCCAGAGAAAATCGTCCACGACCCACGAGGCAATTGCTCCCTGACCCACAAGGCGATCGCATCGACCCTCAAGGACAATGCCCCCCAACCCCCGAGGCAATTGACCACGAAAGACCACCCAAAGATCACCAACACCATATCCACCTAGTGGTGACGTATGGTATAGTTCTAGCTAACGACACACGGCGCCGGTCTGGATCCGGTGCTGGTCCAGGACTCGGGTGCAGATAAACCGGTTGGCCATCCTCCCTGGAAGATAATCTCTAATGCTCAACGATGTGCTCCGAATGGCTGATGCTCTTATTGTTtgagcttttcaaaataaaactccacCCTGAGTGTAAACTGAAGTGGCCCTGCCCACCCTGTCCCCGTCGACAGACGACCGTTTTGGAGCCACCGGTGTCAAACGGTCGTCCTCAACGAATCAGAAGATGGTACCTGTGATTATAGAAACCTTTTCTGGtccaaccgaccaatcagaatgcTCTAAATCAACCGGGATTTCCCCCCCGACGGGAATACCGGCCATCAGGAGCGGATCGTGGATCAAAATAACACCGGCCCAGAAATCAGGTGCTGCCGTTCCTGGTTAGGATTATCAAGGAAAATGTAGACGTGGCATCCCCAATGGGACATTGAAAAacccctggctccgcccctttgtCCTGATGGACACGCCTTAATTTAAGCGGGAATAGCAAACATGAAAAGCTAGTCAAGCTAGCAACTTCACCGAAAGCACCAACGAGGTCCAACTGTTGATGCTAACAGACTCGAATTAGTTTGACACAAGAACCATCAATCAAACAAAGACAGGATCAATAAGATGATTCAATCAAGGCTGTGTTTGaacagttgtttgtttgtttgtttgtttgtttgtttgttcggcGTTTTCTTAGTAAGTTTACACGAAAACTACTGGATGGATTTCCAAACTAGACGACAGGAAGAGGAACGTTGATCCAGGATGTAGGTCCTGTCAGAACTTGTAATACTGAAGACAAGACTAGAGTCTTTAGTACGAATCCAGATGTGCCACGCCCTCACACCGCGGTGGGACCCTTCGGTTCTCCTGAGCACCTTAAAGTTGTGGGTGTTCCATCTGAACGAAGCCTCTGGGA of the Antennarius striatus isolate MH-2024 chromosome 14, ASM4005453v1, whole genome shotgun sequence genome contains:
- the LOC137607648 gene encoding voltage-dependent calcium channel gamma-6 subunit-like; this encodes MWSAFLFSDEEGRTVGPPTTGMVGGAAMGGGGAAGGGGGQGATGLANLMSGRSTLGGNKRRRATGTALSEAQEGKIKLAFFVAIVGVVLTVLGVGTEFWVELAPPKTFYNNQTCVAAHLGLWRGCTRTLWVADVDPDRDSCGPAELPGESNCSFFKFFTSGEDAVMFLKTTQKDLNVAAAMLALFSLLLMGVGAACTAASLSREALPFLRPASVCFILSGVMLLLSLVVFHRAVLALLASDQAVPLQHRLSWSASCVGCAGAVLIVGGALFLLLALPFSPWRRCLPGDGAS